Proteins co-encoded in one Corylus avellana chromosome ca9, CavTom2PMs-1.0 genomic window:
- the LOC132162356 gene encoding carbonic anhydrase Nec1-like — MKNIMKNPAAFISSFLIFLVLFSCLTSTAAEEVENEREFDYAEGSEKGPLHWGEIHEEWVHWIGDHAGSIQINGTDYFLKQGHWHSPSEHSINGRRYDLELHMVHETLNPGVKNIAVVGLLYKIGPPDSFLSKLMRNVHSMIDKEDHRKMGMIDPAEIKMGGKTYYRYIGSLTIPPCTEGVIWTINKKISTVSREQVKLLREAVHDYAERNARPFQQLNHREIQLFGPKP, encoded by the exons ATGAAGAACATCATGAAGAATCCAGCTGCCTTTATATCAAGCTTTTTAATCTTCCTAGTTCTTTTCTCATGTTTAACATCAACCGCAGCCGAAgaagttg agaatgagagagaattTGATTATGCAGAAGGGAGCGAGAAGGGGCCACTTCATTGGGGAGAAATCCATGAAGAATGG GTACATTGGATAGGTGATCATGCAGGATCAATACAGATCAACGGCACTGATTACTTTCTCAAGCAAGGCCACTGGCACTCCCCTTCTGAGCATTCCATCAATGGCAGgag GTATGACTTGGAGCTGCATATGGTACACGAAACCTTGAACCCAGGTGTAAAAAACATTGCTGTGGTTGGACTCCTCTACAAGATTGGCCCGCCCGATTCTTTCCTCTCAAAG TTGATGAGAAACGTACATTCCATGATTGATAAAGAGGATCATAGGAAGATGGGGATGATTGATCCTGCAGAAATCAAGATGGGTGGCAAGACGTACTACAGATACATTGGCTCACTCACTATTCCTCCATGCACTGAAGGCGTTATTTGGACTATCAATAAAAAG ATAAGCACAGTCTCAAGAGAGCAAGTGAAGTTACTTAGAGAGGCGGTCCATGAC TATGCTGAGAGGAATGCAAGACCATTTCAACAACTCAATCATCGTGAGATCCAGCTCTTTGGCCCAAAACCATAG
- the LOC132191775 gene encoding E3 ubiquitin-protein ligase RZFP34-like, which yields MESILEPQMSSNENYHKEDEGNVELESDHFGCMHYRRRCKIRAPCCDEIFDCRHCHNESKNSMEVDPFDRHDVPRHDLKRVICSLCGTEQDVQQKCIQCGVCMGKYFCDKCKFFDDDVSKKQYHCDECGICRTGGKENFFHCNTCGCCYPTMLKDSHSCVEKAMHHNCPVCFEFLFDTMKDITVLRCGHTIHLECVKEMERHYQYSCPVCSKSYCDMSRVWEKLDQEVASTPMPQMYQNKMVWILCNDCGKTSEVNFHILAHKCLECKSYNTRRTRGGPASCSSRIAEMAR from the exons ATGGAGAGCATTTTGGAGCCCCAGATGTCCTCTAATGAAAATTATCATAAGGAAGATGAGGGTAATGTGGAGCTGGAATCTGACCATTTTGG gtgcATGCATTATAGACGGAGATGCAAGATCAGAGCACCTTGTTGCGATGAGATATTCGATTGTAGGCATTGCCATAACGAATCTAAG AATTCAATGGAAGTCGATCCTTTCGATCGCCACGACGTTCCTCGCCATGATTTGAAAAGG GTAATCTGCTCCTTGTGTGGTACAGAGCAAGAT GTTCAACAGAAGTGCATTCAATGTGGGGTTTGCATGGGGAAATACTTTTGTGACAAATGCAAGTTCTTTGATGACGAT GTTTCAAAGAAGCAATACCATTGTGATGAATGTGGTATATGCAG AACTGGAGGCAAGGAGAACTTTTTCCACTGTAATACATGTG GATGTTGCTATCCAACAATGTTGAAAGATTCACACAGTTGTGTTGAAAAAGCAATGCACCACAATTGCCCGGTTTGCTTTGAG TTTCTgtttgataccatgaaagacATTACGGTTTTGCGTTGTGGACACACCATACATTTGGAATGTGTGAAAGAGATGGAACGGCATTACCA GTACTCATGCCCTGTTTGCTCAAAATCCTATTGTGATATGTCTCGCGTGTGGGAAAAACTTGATCAGGAG GTTGCATCAACACCTATGCCTCAGATGTATCAAAATAAGATG GTTTGGATCCTCTGCAACGACTGTGGGAAAACATCTGAGGTGAATTTCCACATTTTGGCGCACAAGTGCTTAGAATGCAAATCCTACAACACAAGGCGGACGCGAGGAGGGCCTGCTTCATGCTCATCAAGGATTGCTGAGATGGCGAGATGA